The nucleotide sequence AATTGCAAACGAAGAAATTTCTATTTTAGAAGATCAAATCGCAGAATTAAAAGAGAAGATCGAACAGCGAAATGAGCTATTGCGTGAACGTGCCCGGGCAATTCAGTCATCTGGTACAGTAAGTTACCTTGACGTCCTGCTTGGAGCAAATAGTTTCGTAGATTTTATCGATCGTTTTTCTGCTGTAAGCACACTTATGGACGCTGACCGTCAAATTATGCGTGAGCAAAAAGAAGACCAGGAAAAGCTTGAAGTCCAAAAGCTGGAGCTTGTGAAGAAAAAAGAAGACCTTGAAGCGAATAAAGCGAAATTGAAAAGTTTGATGGCTTCATTAAATCAACAAAAGAAAGAAAAGAAAAAATTAGTAGCAGAGCTTGAAAAAGAAGAAGCAAAACTACGATCTGAGAAAACAGAACTTAAAGCTGAATACGATGATAAAGTAGAATTAAGTAAAGAGCTGGAAGAGAAGTTTCTTAAAGAACAGCGCCGATTAGCGGAAGTTGCCCGTCAAAAGGCATTGGAAGCTGCGGCTGCTAAAAAGAAAAAACAAAACAGCAGTAGCAATAGTTCTGTAAGTTCCGGAAACTTGCCGGTTGTTTCGGCAGGAAATTGGACAAGACCTGCAGCTGGCCGTTTTACATCAGGGTTCGGACGACGTGATATTGGACCAATCGGAAGTAAAAATCACTTAGGAATTGACATTGCCAACTCAATCGGTACACCGGTTGTTGCAGCAGCGGATGGTGTTGTTTCGTATGTTGGATCGATGAATGGTTACGGTAATGTTGTAATGGTTACTCACTCGATTGAAGGACAATTATTCACTACAACGTATGCCCATTTAAGCGGATTTAACACGAGTGTCGGGGCATCTGTTTCAAAAGGTCAGCAAATTGCACGACTTGGGAATTCAGGTAACTCAACAGGACCTCATGTACACTTTGAGATCCATGTCGGTGAATGGAACGGCAGTCGTTCAAACGCCGTAAACCCATTAAATTATATTTCACTGTAAACATAGAGAAAAGACCAAACTTTAATTAAAGTTTGGTCTTTTTATGTGTGTATGAAGGAAGGTTGGAAGAGTTAACGTTATATAATTTATAGCAATTTTTCCCGCTTTCTTTAGCCTCGTATAGAGCAATATCAGCTTTTTTCATTAAACTGGATTCAGTAATAGTTCGTTGACTAGATGCCAATGCGATGCCCATGCTCGTTGTAACCGTTAAGGTATGACCGTTCAGTTTCCATGGCTGCCGGATAGCGTGGTTGATTCTTTCTGCAATTTCTATCGCATTATTAGAGCTTTGAATGTTAGAGAGTAGAATAACAAATTCATCTCCGCCTAATCTTGCCACCATGTCATGATTACGGATGGTTGATTTAATACGAGAACCAAATTCTTTAATAACCGCATCTCCTGTATCATGGCCATAAGTATCGTTAATCAGTTTAAAATGGTCAATATCTAAAAGTATTAGAGCGAGAGGTGTATTATTTGTTAGAAACTGTTCCTTTGCAAAGGCAAATTGTTCTTTAAAAAATAATCGATTTGGAAGATCTGTTAAACTATCGTGATAAGCAAAATATTTCAATTTGGATTCATATTCTCTTCTTAAGGTTATGTCTCTAGTGAGCACAACCAGATGCTGAAAAGTATTATTATGGTTGAACACCGGATTTCCGATCGATTCACACCAAATCATATCTCCTTCAGCATTTTTTTGTCTAAACTGAATTGTAAAGGGTTCACCTGAACTGATCGAGTTACGGACAATTTCCACTAAATGTTCCTGATCATCTGCATGAACATTATGAAGAAAACTTTTCTTAAGATACTCCTGATGGTAGTAACCTAATATATTTTTATAAGATGGGGAAACATATGTGATTTCTCCGTCTTTATTAACAAGTGTAATTAAGTCATGGGCATTCTCTGCGATAATTCGAAAGCGTTTTTCACTTTCTTCCAGCTTGTTCATGCTCTGTAACTGTTCAGTGAAATCTTTCAAAATTCCGTATAATCCAATGATTTTCTCATCGATGATAAGTGGAATAATTTTAAAAATGATGTTAACTTGCTCGCCATTTTTATTTTTAAAGATTAAATCTCCACTTTGATTAGTTCCTTTAAGTGCTTCGTTTATCAGATTATCAAAATTGCCTGTATCTTCTTTGTCTAATAACTCTTTAAGCGGTTTTCCAAATAACTCTTTTATTTTATACCCGGTAATATGTTCACTCGCTTCATTTCCATCAGTTATATAACCCTTTTTATTTAATATAAAAATGCCGTCTGTATTATGGAAAAATAAAGAGTGGTAACGCTCATTACTTTCAGCCAGTCCACTTATCATTTCCATTGCATTTGAGAGCGCATTTCTTTCATTTGTAATATCTCGTACAACCGCTATGATTCGATCAACTGTACCTTTTTCATCAAAGTAAGGGCTTAAATCGGTTTCAGCATAATATTTTATACCATTCTCTTCGTAAACCTCTTCATAAGTATAGCTTTTTTGACTTTCAACAACTTTGCTGTATTGCTTATATAAAAATTTTGCTTTTTCCTTTGGTTCAATCTCCATAATGCTTGAGCCAATAATCTGGTTAGACAAATTTAAACGCTCCATTGCAGCGGTATTAATGAACTGAAAACGAAAATCATAGTTTACAACTTCAAAAATAAAGACCATATCTTTAATACCGTTCATTAAAACTTCTTTATAAAATTTCTCCATAAAAGTTCCCCTTGTTTTAACTGGACTAAAATTTATTTCTTCTGAAGTAAGTATGGGCATCTTCATAGATAAAGTCAGTGTTTGGAATTTTTTCATTATTCCTAATTATTGTACTTAATTTATTAATAATAGAAGCTAATCGATTTTCCGTCAATTGATTCACTTTAATGGGCACTCCGTAAGAATAGACTTCCGCAAACTCTTCATTTATCCATCTTAACTCGCCATTTAATTCAAATTCTTCATCCAGAAGGGTGAAACTAATATGAAATTTCATATCCATATTGATGGGAAGTTTCAAATTTGATAAGACGTTCAAACCGCCAAGACTTATATTTCTAATTAAAATAGGAGTTTTACCTAATTGGACCGGTTTACCATTCAGCTCGACAATAGATAAGTTACCCGGTATAGGAAACGGGAATTCCAGTCGGAAAAACTTTCTTCGTTCTTCAATAATTTGCTTAGTATTTGATTTTTGCGGTTTTAAGTAGCCAATTACTAGAATTTTTTCAAATTGATCAATTTTTACAGGTTTTGAAAAAAGGTAACCTTGAATAATGTCACAATCTATTTGTTTCAGAAAATTTAATTGCTCAAGTTCTTCTACACCTTCAGCAACGATATTTAATCCCAATAATTTTCCTAAGTGTAAAGTAGCCGATATGATGGCATTATCAATTTCGTTTTTGTAATTGATGTTTTGAATAAATAATTTATCTATTTTGATTGTATCCGGTTTAAATTGACGTATCGAAGCAAGCGAGGCATAGCCTGTACCAAAATCGTCAATGGCAATACGTATCCCCATTTCCTTTAGCCGTTGAATAATGGAATAAGTTCCTATTTCGGAATTTACTATCGTATTTTCAGTAATTTCGAACTCAAGAAATTGTGGATCAATTTGATACTTCTCAATTTGAGCTTTAACAAAATCAAATAAATCAGTCTTCATAAATCGAATTGGTGGAATATTTATCGCAATCGGTTTAAGGGGCAATCCCTTTTCTTTCCATTCATATAAATATTGACAGACTTTTTCAATGACCCAATCAGTAATTGTATTAATCATATGATTTTCTTCCGCAAGTGGAATAAATTCTCCAGGAGAAATCATAACCCACTCTTTATGATTCCAGCGTATTAATGCTTCAGCTCCGCATAGTTTTCCATGTTTTGGTTCAACTTGCGGCTGAAAGTACAATTCAAACTCTTCATTAATAATTGCTTTTCGCATGTCTCGATCTAAAACATATTTTTTATAAGAAGAAATGTCCGCTAAATGAGAGGATAATTGATAGGTGTTTCTGCCTTCTTTTTTGGCTTGATAGAGGGCTGTATGTGCATTTTCCAATAAAATATTTTTCTCTTTACCTTCCTCAGGGAAAAAAGTAATGCCGATACTCGTAGAAATATTTATTTCATAGCCTTGAATGATAAAAGGCTCACTAATTTTATTAATTATATTTTGCGCTAACTGATACACGTTATTTTTATCGTTATAATTCTTATAAATCATTATGAAATCGTTACTGCTTAAACGTGCTAAATATCCGGTATGTGGCATCAGTTTGCCAAAGTTATCGGCAATGAACTTCAATGCTAGGTCACCGATTGAATAGCCTAATGAATCGTTAATAATATTAAAGCGATCTAAATCTAGACAGAGGACTGCAAAACTTTCATCATATTTACACATATGATCCAGTTGTTCAAAGAGCGATTTTTGATTGGGAAGTCCTGTTAGTGTCTCGTAATTTGCTAAATAATCTAGCTGTGCTTTCAGTTCCATTTCTTGCGTAATATCCGTAACGAGTCCAAAAATATATGAAATTTCCCCGTTTATATTGATTTCCGGTACAACTTCTTCCAAAAGCCATTTGATTTTTCCGCTTCCGCTTATAAATTGATAAATAGTTTGTAAACTTTCTCCAGCCTCTACTTTTTTTATCGCACTATCTAGTTGGGAAACAGAATTTGGATGGACCATTTCATACCAAGTATCCGGATTATCGTACAATTTAGAGATAGGAATATCGACTATATTTTCCAATCCTTTAGAGGCAAATACAAAACTCGCGTCACTTGCATCGCGAACCCAAATACCCGAGGAAAGATTATTAAAGATTTTTTTGTAGTTTTCATTTTGTTCAATTATTTGATTCTCCAGTTCAATTTGCTGAGTTACATCACGAATAACACCGATAATTTTATGAGGTTTCTGATTCTCAAATAACACTTCAGCATGAACTTTAATATACTTTATCTCGTTAGTTTTCCCGTGATAAATCCTAAATTGATTTGTATAGTTTTTCCCAAATTTAATTGCTTCATTAATCTTTTGATAGGCATGTTCGTAATCTTCCGGATGAACTAACTTATAAGGATCGCCCATATGCATATACAGATCAGGTTCTAAACCAAAGATTCGATAAAAGTTTTCTGAACAAAATAAATGATCGTTTTCAATCAAGTACTCCCAGCTTCCGATTTTTGCAATTTGCTGGGCATGTTTTAAATGGTTTTTATGCGATTCCAGCTGTTCAGTTAAAATAATTTGATCCGAAACATCGATAGCGCTTAAAAAAACTCCTTCTACTACATGATCGATTGTTATAGGGATTAAAGTTAGGGCAAGCGTTGATTTTTGATTGTTTTTATTTTTTGTCTCAATCATGCACTTTTCGGATTTTCCGCTTAGTGTTTGTTTGAAAACATCTGATAAAATTTTATATGTAGGTTCAGTTAAAACAGTTTGAAAATCCTTTAATTTATTTATTGTTTTTCCGAAAAATAAACTTACTCTTTTATTATCTGAAGTGATTATTTCTGCATTATTTGAAAAGATAAAAATAAAGTCAGGATGATTATTTACAATGGATGTATAGTAATTTAACAGCTCATTATTTTCGATTTTGGTATTAGCATAATTTTGGGAAGACTCATTCTTAGAAAAAAACTGTTTAAATTTATTTATTTTATTATCTTTATTCATAAAATCCCCCCTATAAATACTTGATTTAACAATACGCCTGTATACAAATAGTAGTTATAAAAACTCTGCGATAAAACGAGATAATATGCCTTTTATTTTGTTAAATATATGTACATATAAAAATTCAATTGTCTAATATGTTTTTATTGAAAAAAACAGGACTATTGTATTAAGATTATGTATTTAGAACAAAATATGTATATTTTAAATACCCGTTTTTTTTAATAAGTAATCACATTTGATGAAATTAAATTTAAATTATTATCAAAATGAGACAATACATCATTAAATCAATGACAATTCAAAAGAAATTTTTCCAGTTTGAATAATTACCTGAAAGTTATGATAATGTACTAGTAGGAAGAAATTGTGGGGTGATGTTGATGAAAAAAAATATTGGAACCGGTATTATTTTAGTGCTTGTCATCACAATGCTTGGTACTTACATAAAAGCTGAAATCAATCAAAGTACGACAATCAACGAACATGCAATAGGAAAAGAAGTTGAATTGGGCGAAGAGGTGGGCCTTGAAAAAGGTCAGTTTGCGCCGGATTTTACATTATATAATTTAAAAGGCGAGCCACTGACACTTTCGGAGTTGAGAGGGAAGCGGGTCGTACTGAATTTCTGGGCAACGTGGTGTCCGCCTTGTGAAGCGGAAATGCCGCATATGCAAAAATATTACGAAAAATACCGTGAAGAAGACAATGTGGAAATTGTCGGTGTCAATATGACGTATGCAAACGAAAAGCTGGAGCGTGTGGAGCAGTTTTTAAAAAGCTATGATATTACCTTTCCAATCTTACTGGAACAATCAGAAGCTGTCGCCTTTCAATATGAAATTTTGACAATGCCTACAACGTATATGATTGATTCGGCGGGGAAAATACAAAAACAAATAATTGGCCCGCTGGATTTGAATGCATTGCGGGAAAATGTGATACAACTTGATTAAGCTTGAGGAAAGCACAGACCTGCATCTTAAATTGTGACGTATAAATTCGACTTTATAAGTATGAAACTTTCATTCGCTTCATAAATTTTATGGAACGGAGGAGAATTCGTGCGGAAAAGTCGGATTTTTTTATTAGTAGTTGTGATGGTATGTATCGGTATAATTGTTTATGGTGTTATGAAAATCAAGGCACAGCCACAAGAGGAACAGGCAGATTTTGCGGTAGTCAATGAACTGCATGAGTTAATTACGAGCGAATCAGTTTATGATATCAACTCGGAAAAATTGGTGGAAGGTGCACTGCGAGGGATGGCAAATGCAATAAATGACCCCTACAGTACGTATTATTCGGAACAAGAAGCAGCATTACATAAACAAACGCTCGCAAGTGAACGAATCGGAATTGGTGTTGAGTTGGCAGAAGCAAATGGCAAGATTATTGTCGTGGCTCCTATTAAAGCATCGCCTGCAGAAAAAGCGGGTATTCGACCATTGGATGAGATTATACAAATTAATGAAGTACGACTTGACGGAAAATCTATGGGGGAAGTTCGTAAGTTGATGTATGGCAAGGAAGGGGAAGCAGTTGAACTTGTCATTTACCGACCGGAACTGGACCAGCATTTAAAGTTGGTCATGAAAAGAGAACGTTTGAAAAATGATACGGTGGAAGCTGAAGTTCTTGAAGTAGAGGGTAGAAAACTCGGCTATATAACGATCAATCTTTTTGGTGAAAAAACAGCAGAAGAATGGAAAGAGGCTCTTGATGGGGTAATTAAAGAGGAAGTGGAAGGGTTAATCATTGATGTGAGGGACAATCCAGGTGGCTATTTACATAGTGTGGCCCAAATGATGAGCATGTTCGAGCAAAAGGAAAAAATCTTTGCGTATATGCAAAATCATGATGGTGTAACAGAGCCACTGAAAACAAAGGAAGTGGAACAGTTCCAGCCTTATGTAAATTGGCTGCGTGACACGCCTTTAACACTTATCCAAAATGAAGGTAGCGCATCAGCTAGTGAAGTGTTTGCGGGTGCCCTGCAGGACTGGAAACGTTCGGTCATTATTGGGGTGACGAGCTTCGGTAAAGGAACGGTTCAACAAACATGGGACCTTCAAAATGGCGGAGAAGTAAAATTATCGACGAATAAATGGCTTACACCTTCTAAAAAGTGGATCCATGATGTCGGGATTGAACCGGATGTAGAAGTGACGCAGCATCCTCTTTACAGTGTAGAAACAAAAATACTGAAAGGGCGTTATGAAGAGGGAGAATACAGTGAAGAAGTTGCCTACAGCCAGCGTATTTTAAGTGAACTGGGCTATGCTATCAGCCGGACAGACGGATTCTTTGATGAGGATACAGCACAGGAAGTAGAAAGCTTCAGAAAAAAGCATGATATTGCAGAAGGAAAATATATGGATGAAGTATTTTTCCATGAATTAACGAAAGAACTGCAAACATTCAAACAGTCGAAAGTAAACGACATGCAGCTGCAGATGGCGATTAGTTATATTATGCATCAGTTTGAGTGAAGGATAGTGTAAAAGATATTAAAAGCTCGTTTCTTAACGAAATGGGCTTTTTTATTTGATTACCATTTTATTTAAGAACGATCTGAAAAAACTCCATCTTATTTACCTCCTCCTTAGATTTCCGAATCTCCCACCATGCCTTTATTTCATTTCCGGTACAAATGGGACTACGCATTCCGTAAAGGATTTGGTACAATTATTCGTACGGTAGGTGAGAATATGGATGGAACAATTTTGATTGAAATTTTAAAAGGGATTGGCCGATTTTTTATAAATCCTTTGTTTTATATCGCCATCATTTCCGCAGTTTATTTAGGATATCGCCGAGTGAAGCGCGAACGAAGGTATTTTAACCGACGGATACTAGGTGGCTGGTCCGAGCTGAAAAATATGCTTGCGATGGGTTTTATGCTGTCCGTTATTATTTCCTTATTTAGTCTTGTAATAGGCTTAACAGTATCGCTCGAATTATTGACAATTGTA is from Solibacillus isronensis and encodes:
- a CDS encoding EAL domain-containing protein, with amino-acid sequence MNKDNKINKFKQFFSKNESSQNYANTKIENNELLNYYTSIVNNHPDFIFIFSNNAEIITSDNKRVSLFFGKTINKLKDFQTVLTEPTYKILSDVFKQTLSGKSEKCMIETKNKNNQKSTLALTLIPITIDHVVEGVFLSAIDVSDQIILTEQLESHKNHLKHAQQIAKIGSWEYLIENDHLFCSENFYRIFGLEPDLYMHMGDPYKLVHPEDYEHAYQKINEAIKFGKNYTNQFRIYHGKTNEIKYIKVHAEVLFENQKPHKIIGVIRDVTQQIELENQIIEQNENYKKIFNNLSSGIWVRDASDASFVFASKGLENIVDIPISKLYDNPDTWYEMVHPNSVSQLDSAIKKVEAGESLQTIYQFISGSGKIKWLLEEVVPEININGEISYIFGLVTDITQEMELKAQLDYLANYETLTGLPNQKSLFEQLDHMCKYDESFAVLCLDLDRFNIINDSLGYSIGDLALKFIADNFGKLMPHTGYLARLSSNDFIMIYKNYNDKNNVYQLAQNIINKISEPFIIQGYEINISTSIGITFFPEEGKEKNILLENAHTALYQAKKEGRNTYQLSSHLADISSYKKYVLDRDMRKAIINEEFELYFQPQVEPKHGKLCGAEALIRWNHKEWVMISPGEFIPLAEENHMINTITDWVIEKVCQYLYEWKEKGLPLKPIAINIPPIRFMKTDLFDFVKAQIEKYQIDPQFLEFEITENTIVNSEIGTYSIIQRLKEMGIRIAIDDFGTGYASLASIRQFKPDTIKIDKLFIQNINYKNEIDNAIISATLHLGKLLGLNIVAEGVEELEQLNFLKQIDCDIIQGYLFSKPVKIDQFEKILVIGYLKPQKSNTKQIIEERRKFFRLEFPFPIPGNLSIVELNGKPVQLGKTPILIRNISLGGLNVLSNLKLPINMDMKFHISFTLLDEEFELNGELRWINEEFAEVYSYGVPIKVNQLTENRLASIINKLSTIIRNNEKIPNTDFIYEDAHTYFRRNKF
- a CDS encoding S41 family peptidase, with amino-acid sequence MRKSRIFLLVVVMVCIGIIVYGVMKIKAQPQEEQADFAVVNELHELITSESVYDINSEKLVEGALRGMANAINDPYSTYYSEQEAALHKQTLASERIGIGVELAEANGKIIVVAPIKASPAEKAGIRPLDEIIQINEVRLDGKSMGEVRKLMYGKEGEAVELVIYRPELDQHLKLVMKRERLKNDTVEAEVLEVEGRKLGYITINLFGEKTAEEWKEALDGVIKEEVEGLIIDVRDNPGGYLHSVAQMMSMFEQKEKIFAYMQNHDGVTEPLKTKEVEQFQPYVNWLRDTPLTLIQNEGSASASEVFAGALQDWKRSVIIGVTSFGKGTVQQTWDLQNGGEVKLSTNKWLTPSKKWIHDVGIEPDVEVTQHPLYSVETKILKGRYEEGEYSEEVAYSQRILSELGYAISRTDGFFDEDTAQEVESFRKKHDIAEGKYMDEVFFHELTKELQTFKQSKVNDMQLQMAISYIMHQFE
- a CDS encoding murein hydrolase activator EnvC family protein, whose translation is MKKLTTRSFKTIAATLALVLFVQIPAASAATLDELKKERSQLEAEKKSINKSLEQKTNEIQTNQNRQQKIISQLEQLGAEINETNHKIAVVELDIEIANEEISILEDQIAELKEKIEQRNELLRERARAIQSSGTVSYLDVLLGANSFVDFIDRFSAVSTLMDADRQIMREQKEDQEKLEVQKLELVKKKEDLEANKAKLKSLMASLNQQKKEKKKLVAELEKEEAKLRSEKTELKAEYDDKVELSKELEEKFLKEQRRLAEVARQKALEAAAAKKKKQNSSSNSSVSSGNLPVVSAGNWTRPAAGRFTSGFGRRDIGPIGSKNHLGIDIANSIGTPVVAAADGVVSYVGSMNGYGNVVMVTHSIEGQLFTTTYAHLSGFNTSVGASVSKGQQIARLGNSGNSTGPHVHFEIHVGEWNGSRSNAVNPLNYISL
- a CDS encoding sensor domain-containing protein; translated protein: MEKFYKEVLMNGIKDMVFIFEVVNYDFRFQFINTAAMERLNLSNQIIGSSIMEIEPKEKAKFLYKQYSKVVESQKSYTYEEVYEENGIKYYAETDLSPYFDEKGTVDRIIAVVRDITNERNALSNAMEMISGLAESNERYHSLFFHNTDGIFILNKKGYITDGNEASEHITGYKIKELFGKPLKELLDKEDTGNFDNLINEALKGTNQSGDLIFKNKNGEQVNIIFKIIPLIIDEKIIGLYGILKDFTEQLQSMNKLEESEKRFRIIAENAHDLITLVNKDGEITYVSPSYKNILGYYHQEYLKKSFLHNVHADDQEHLVEIVRNSISSGEPFTIQFRQKNAEGDMIWCESIGNPVFNHNNTFQHLVVLTRDITLRREYESKLKYFAYHDSLTDLPNRLFFKEQFAFAKEQFLTNNTPLALILLDIDHFKLINDTYGHDTGDAVIKEFGSRIKSTIRNHDMVARLGGDEFVILLSNIQSSNNAIEIAERINHAIRQPWKLNGHTLTVTTSMGIALASSQRTITESSLMKKADIALYEAKESGKNCYKLYNVNSSNLPSYTHKKTKL
- a CDS encoding peroxiredoxin family protein; amino-acid sequence: MKKNIGTGIILVLVITMLGTYIKAEINQSTTINEHAIGKEVELGEEVGLEKGQFAPDFTLYNLKGEPLTLSELRGKRVVLNFWATWCPPCEAEMPHMQKYYEKYREEDNVEIVGVNMTYANEKLERVEQFLKSYDITFPILLEQSEAVAFQYEILTMPTTYMIDSAGKIQKQIIGPLDLNALRENVIQLD